The Sulfurimonas sp. HSL-1716 sequence CGGATAAACGACTAAAACAAAAATCAAAAAACGTAACCAAATTTGACGAAAACATACACAAACTCTTAGATGCCATGAATGAGACTATGCTTCTGTCAAATGGTATAGGACTGGCTGCCATACAGGTGAACCACCCCTTGAACATATTGATCTTGAATATTCCCGACAGCGAAGGAAATCAGCCCACGGAGAATCTCATGGAGATCATAAACCCTATTCTTATAAAAAAAGAGGGATCGACCGTTTATCAGGAGGGTTGTCTAAGCGTCCCCGGATTTTACGAAGATATCGAACGCTATGAGACGATAACGATAAATTATCAAGACAGAGACGGAAATACCAAAACTTTAGACGCAGACGGTTTGCTGAGTATCGCGATTCAGCATGAGATGGATCATCTGACGGGAAATCTTTTCATTGAAAAACTCTCATATGCAAGACGCAAAAAATTTGAAAAAGAGTATAAAAAAGCGATAAAAGAGAAAAGACTCTGATCTTTTCTTAAAAAATATTTCATTCTGCAATAAAACAAGCATCGCTGCTTCTCTTTGCTATCCTTACATGTAAGGAATCAAAGATGAAACAGGTAAACTGCGCAACGTATGAAGGGATAGAAGCCAAGGTAGTTCAAGTAGAATCCAGTCTGACAAAAGGACTGCCCTCTTTTAACATCGTGGGAATTGCTTCTACTTCTATCAACGAATCCAAAGAACGTGTCAAATCCGCGCTGCTTAGCAACGGCTTTTCGTTTCCTCCCAAAAGATTCATTATAAACCTTAGCCCAAGCGACCTAAAAAAAGAGGGAAGCCATTTTGATCTAAGTATTGCACTACTGCTGCTTATGGACGATCAGGAAACCGATATCTCCGATTGGTTCGTATTTGGAGAACTGGGACTCGACGGACAGATAAAAGAGAACAAATATCTCTATCCCCTTATTTTATCCCTCGCCAACCAAAATCTTATAAAAAAAGCTATCGTACCAAAAGAGAGTCTGAAAAAACTTACAAAAATAGCAAAAGTGGAGTTTTACGGTGCAGCGCACATAAAAGACGCCTTGAACCTGCTAAAAAGCGATGACCATACGATATTGCCGAGTCCGTCGACGGCTATTGAATACGACTTTATATCCGCTCAGGAAAAGCTGTACTATTTAAATGAATACAGATATGACTTTAAAGACGTAAAAGGCCAAAAGATCGCAAAACGTGCGGCGCTCATAGCAGCTGCAGGATTTCACAACATAATACTTGAAGGCAGTCCGGGATGCGGAAAATCGATGATCGCACAGAGATTAAGATATATCCTTCCTCCTATGAACTCTGCAGATATATTGGAAGTCGCCAAACTTCAAGCCCTGGACGGATGCGAACCGGATTTTAAGCCGATCCGCCCTTTTCGTTCTCCTCACCACACTTCGACACAGGCAAGTATTTTCGGAGGTGGATCATATACTGCAAAAATAGGCGAAGTGGGACTCAGTCATTCCGGGATCCTCTTTTTTGACGAGCTTCCGCACTATTCCAAAAATATTCTTGAAGCACTGAGAGAGCCTTTGCAAGACGATAAGATACGTATCTCCAGAGTCAACTCGAAAGTACAATACCCGGCAGCTTTTCTTTTTGTTGCAGCAATGAATCCTTGTCCATGCGGCAATCTTTTAAATCCGGCAAAAGAGTGCAGATGCAATGAACTTGATATTAAAAAATACAAAAACAGGCTTTCCGATCCTTTTTTAGACCGTATAGATATCGCTGTAACAATGCAGAATATATCTGCTGCTGATCGAAGTGACGTGACTTCAAAACAACTGCATGAAAAAGTACTTCAAACAACGGAGTTTATCTCCAAACGCGGGCAAAACAGCTTTAACGGAAAACTCTCGGATGAGGAGATAGAGAGATTTTGTGTCTTAAACGATGAAGCAAAAGATATTTTAGATAATGCGGTACTTCGGTTTTCACTCTCCTTTAGAGCCATAAAAAAAGTGCAAAAAGTAGCCCGTACGATCGCCGATCTGGAACAACGGGAACTTATCGGGAAAAAAGATATTCTTGAAGCGCTTAGTTATAGAAGAAGATAAAGGCATGCAGATATATGCATACCTTAGATTTAGACAACGGAAGTAATAAACTTAGTTACCAAAAAGCCGCCTACTACCAACCATGCAAACATTCCGAGTGCCGTATAAATAGGCGCAAGTCCCAAACCTTTGAACTTTGCAAAACGGGTCCCCATACCAAGTGCGGTCATCGCCATCGTAAGTAAAAAAGTATCGATTACGTTGATCTTTCCTATTAAGGTATGCACGGTATCTGCTATTGCGGCACCGCCGCCTTGAAGATACATCTCGATAAGAGAGTTTACTCCCGCCATTCCTATGAAATAAACTGCAAACCAAGGGATAACAAGCTTAACGGCTCCTGCAACCGCACCCGTTTTTTTGGCTTGATACGAAAGGTAAAGACCCAGTACAATGAGCATAGGAGCGATCAAAATAACTCTGGTCATCTTAACGATAACGGCGCTGTTAGACATCTCTACCGGAGCTCCGGGAATCGACGCCGGAACCGCCACAACCTGTGCAACTTCATGAATAGTACCGCCCGTATATATCCCAAATTGCTGCGGCGTCATATGCAAAAATCCTGATGCAGGTTCGATAATGGCAGCATAAAGAACAGGATACAAGAACATAGAGATAGTTCCAAACAATACGACCATACTAACCGCAACCGCAGCTTTATGACCTTCAGCCTTTAAGACCGGTTCTGTCGCAAGTACTGCTGCCGCTCCGCAAACAGAAGCTCCCGAAGCAGTAAGCATAGAAGTATCACGGTCGAGCTTAAAGAATTTCTGCCCTATCCATGTTCCAAGAACAAAAGTCGTAGCCAGCATGGTTAAAGAAACTAAAAATCCTTCCAATCCGACTGCCGCTATCTGTTGAAACGTAAGACGAAACCCGTAAAACACGATAGCAAAGCGCAATATCTTTTTACCTGAAAATACGATACCCGTTTCCCATGTTTTTGGAAAATGATTGTGAAGAGTATTTGCGTAAAAAATACCAATAACGATACCCACGACAAGCGGAGATATTCCAAGATGTTTGATCGGTCCGAGCGCTGCAATGTATGTAGCCGAAGCAGCTAC is a genomic window containing:
- the def gene encoding peptide deformylase — protein: MNLTILTYPDKRLKQKSKNVTKFDENIHKLLDAMNETMLLSNGIGLAAIQVNHPLNILILNIPDSEGNQPTENLMEIINPILIKKEGSTVYQEGCLSVPGFYEDIERYETITINYQDRDGNTKTLDADGLLSIAIQHEMDHLTGNLFIEKLSYARRKKFEKEYKKAIKEKRL
- a CDS encoding YifB family Mg chelatase-like AAA ATPase; protein product: MKQVNCATYEGIEAKVVQVESSLTKGLPSFNIVGIASTSINESKERVKSALLSNGFSFPPKRFIINLSPSDLKKEGSHFDLSIALLLLMDDQETDISDWFVFGELGLDGQIKENKYLYPLILSLANQNLIKKAIVPKESLKKLTKIAKVEFYGAAHIKDALNLLKSDDHTILPSPSTAIEYDFISAQEKLYYLNEYRYDFKDVKGQKIAKRAALIAAAGFHNIILEGSPGCGKSMIAQRLRYILPPMNSADILEVAKLQALDGCEPDFKPIRPFRSPHHTSTQASIFGGGSYTAKIGEVGLSHSGILFFDELPHYSKNILEALREPLQDDKIRISRVNSKVQYPAAFLFVAAMNPCPCGNLLNPAKECRCNELDIKKYKNRLSDPFLDRIDIAVTMQNISAADRSDVTSKQLHEKVLQTTEFISKRGQNSFNGKLSDEEIERFCVLNDEAKDILDNAVLRFSLSFRAIKKVQKVARTIADLEQRELIGKKDILEALSYRRR
- a CDS encoding YeiH family protein gives rise to the protein MAFSKENRKGTVSGIIFVALVAASATYIAALGPIKHLGISPLVVGIVIGIFYANTLHNHFPKTWETGIVFSGKKILRFAIVFYGFRLTFQQIAAVGLEGFLVSLTMLATTFVLGTWIGQKFFKLDRDTSMLTASGASVCGAAAVLATEPVLKAEGHKAAVAVSMVVLFGTISMFLYPVLYAAIIEPASGFLHMTPQQFGIYTGGTIHEVAQVVAVPASIPGAPVEMSNSAVIVKMTRVILIAPMLIVLGLYLSYQAKKTGAVAGAVKLVIPWFAVYFIGMAGVNSLIEMYLQGGGAAIADTVHTLIGKINVIDTFLLTMAMTALGMGTRFAKFKGLGLAPIYTALGMFAWLVVGGFLVTKFITSVV